In Phyllopteryx taeniolatus isolate TA_2022b chromosome 8, UOR_Ptae_1.2, whole genome shotgun sequence, one genomic interval encodes:
- the numbl gene encoding numb-like protein isoform X4, with amino-acid sequence MNKLRQSLRRKKPTYVPEASRPHQWQADEEAVRKGKCNFSVRYLGLVEVEESRGMHVCEEAVKKLKISGKKTVKAVLWVSADGLRVVDDKTKDLIVDQTIEKVSFCAPDRNYDKAFSYICRDGTTRRWMCHCFMALKDSGERLSHAVGCAFAACLERKQRREKECGVTASFDASRTSFVREGSFRANSACSQHGSGSERDDKLQDKNKDQPSVHAALPPGTASPPEGAAEPGGPHAIPRRHAPIEQLVRQGSFRGFPALSQKNSPFKRQLSLRLNDLPSTLQRKTDFEAKNAVLEVDMSLSGEGEINALCSQINTSFTKPSEDPFSNPSSSASGLPTCVVPPSLPPPPAPMQATSWVQPDPLLHSPPPVSAVMQSGHKRTPSEAERWLEEVSKAVRSQQTPPPGPTIPTIPGPPSVSSQQITSLAPVSTISVSLGTMSKALIAGTSAHSAQAPMPLQPMSISSVPLIPGPPISSPPMSLPSMSIPTMSGPSMSGAPMIQPSLSGPGGSLPCVMQPFPLAFDATSAPVGMFASQPVQPAFVPMQTYMPGLASSMTYPNVSVPVVGITPSQMVANVFCTATGSSATGGAIGSGVGGPKVGTLGTGSIHHPYSGVPTGGFSTPFPIPTPPLSTALNGLPTHSSASALLQNGNSNNGGNGGSTSSWPPEGSQLIAPVTTNSQDDDRFEAKWAALESTNTKPAAQAPGSKSPAAAAAANPFSNNLQKTFEIEL; translated from the exons ATGAACAAGCTTCGTCAGAGCCTGAGGAGGAAGAAGCCCACCTACGTCCCCGAGGCCAGCAGACCACATCAGTGGCAGGCAGACGAGGAGGCTGTACGCAAAGGCAAATGTAACTTCTCTGTCCGG TACCTGGGTTTGGTGGAGGTGGAGGAGTCTCGAGGGATGCATGTGTGCGAGGAGGCGGTGAAAAAGCTTAAAATT AGCGGGAAAAAGACAGTGAAGGCAGTGTTGTGGGTGTCAGCTGATGGACTCAGGGTGGTGGATGATAAAACGAAG GACCTCATTGTGGACCAGACCATAGAGAAAGTCTCCTTCTGTGCTCCTGATCGAAATTATGACAAGGCGTTCTCCTATATCTGCAGAGACGGCACCACCAGACGTTGGATGTGCCACTGCTTCATGGCTCTCAAAGACTCG GGAGAGAGACTGAGCCATGCAGTGGGCTGTGCCTTTGCCGCCTGTCTGGAGAGGAAACAGCGTAGAGAGAAGGAGTGCGGCGTTACGGCATCTTTCGATGCCAGCCGTACATCATTTGTACGAGAGGGCTCCTTCCGCGCTAACTCAGCCTGCAGTCAGCACGGCAGCGGTAGTGAACGAGATGACAAACTGCAGGATAAGAACAAAG ACCAGCCTTCTGTTCATGCAGCCCTGCCCCCTGGTACTGCCTCCCCACCTGAGGGAGCAGCAGAACCTGGTGGGCCTCACGCCATCCCCCGCCGCCACGCACCCATCGAGCAACTGGTGCGTCAAGGCTCATTCCGGGGATTTCCAGCTCTCAGTCAGAAGAACTCTCCCTTCAAGCGACAGCTGTCACTTCGCCTCAATGACCTGCCATCAACACTGCAACGCAAGACTGACTTTGAGGCCAAGAACGCTG TACTAGAGGTGGACATGAGTTTGTCTGGTGAGGGAGAGATTAATGCCCTGTGTAGCCAGATCAACACCTCCTTCACTAAGCCATCTGAGGACCCTTTCTCCAACCCTAGTTCATCTGCGAGTGGACTGCCAACCTGCGTCGTGCCCCCATCACTGCCTCCTCCACCAGCGCCGATGCAGG CTACGTCTTGGGTTCAGCCAGACCCTCTTCTCCACTCTCCTCCTCCAGTGTCCGCGGTGATGCAGAGTGGACACAAACGTACACCCTCTGAGGCGGAAAGATGGCTAGAAGAGGTCTCCAAGGCAGTCAGGTCCCAGCAGACACCCCCACCAGGTCCCACCATCCCCACCATCCCGGGACCACCCTCTGTATCAAGTCAGCAGATAACGAGTTTGGCTCCGGTGTCCACTATCTCAGTGTCACTTGGTACCATGTCCAAAGCCCTTATTGCAGGCACCTCTGCTCACTCAGCTCAGGCACCAATGCCCCTTCAACCTATGTCCATATCCTCGGTCCCCTTAATACCTGGCCCTCCAATTTCTAGCCCTCCTATGTCTTTGCCTTCAATGTCCATCCCCACAATGTCTGGTCCAAGCATGTCAGGAGCCCCTATGATCCAGCCCTCCCTCTCTGGGCCCGGAGGCTCCCTCCCATGCGTCATGCAGCCCTTTCCTTTGGCCTTCGATGCTACTTCGGCTCCTGTGGGGATGTTCGCCAGCCAGCCTGTCCAACCGGCTTTTGTTCCCATGCAAACCTACATGCCAGGCTTAGCTAGCAGTATGACCTATCCCAATGTCAGCGTACCTGTCGTAGGAATCACACCATCACAAATGGTGGCCAATGTCTTCTGCACAGCCACTGGCTCATCTGCCACCGGAGGTGCCATTGGGTCCGGAGTCGGAGGGCCCAAAGTGGGCACCCTCGGAACAGGCAGCATCCACCACCCTTACTCGGGAGTGCCCACTGGAGGGTTTTCCACACCATTCCCCATTCCCACTCCTCCACTTTCGACAGCCCTAAATGGTCTCCCGACGCACAGCAGCGCCTCAGCGCTCCTTCAGAATGGCAACTCTAACAACGGTGGGAATGGTGGCAGCACTAGTAGCTGGCCACCAGAAGGCAGCCAGCTCATCGCTCCTGTGACCACTAATTCCCAAGATGATGATCGTTTTGAGGCCAAGTGGGCGGCACTTGAGAGCACCAACACCAAACCAGCAGCTCAGGCACCTGGAAGCAAAagtccagcagcagcagcagcagccaacCCATTTTCAAACAACCTGCAGAAGACCTTTGAGATTGAGCTCTAA